A window from Opitutia bacterium ISCC 52 encodes these proteins:
- a CDS encoding ThuA domain-containing protein, which yields MKFLLKLTLSVVVLTWLSICLRAADHKPHVVLVAGTLHYSPELTMPVFAEELERFGFRTTVVMGEGDPEKKTTNVLPGIDALYDADVAIFFCRFLKLPDEEWKPIEDYITSGKPVIGLRTANHSFKYPKEHPRFEWNDGFGRRVLGTPYVVHQSSVTDISVIERALKHPIMTHVTKTNWVSEGTLYLTRLESGSIPLVTGTGEGKNRLLQKAYGPLITSTLEADIVAWAWENEWGGKVFGTSFGHPADFAEVSFNRMLLNSVCWMTDQPLPEANAKLTTWNIERADKKPKK from the coding sequence ATGAAATTCTTATTGAAGCTGACCCTGTCCGTGGTCGTTTTGACTTGGTTGTCAATTTGTCTACGAGCTGCTGATCATAAACCCCATGTCGTGCTGGTTGCTGGCACGCTCCACTATTCTCCTGAGTTAACCATGCCAGTGTTTGCCGAGGAGCTTGAGCGTTTCGGTTTTAGAACGACCGTTGTCATGGGTGAGGGCGATCCGGAGAAAAAGACAACGAATGTCCTGCCCGGAATTGATGCTTTGTATGATGCAGACGTGGCGATTTTCTTTTGCCGATTCCTGAAACTGCCCGATGAAGAGTGGAAACCCATTGAGGATTACATTACTTCAGGAAAACCGGTCATCGGACTAAGGACAGCCAACCATTCCTTTAAATACCCCAAGGAACATCCGCGATTCGAATGGAATGACGGTTTTGGTCGCCGCGTGCTGGGGACTCCTTATGTTGTGCATCAATCGAGTGTGACGGATATCAGTGTTATTGAGCGTGCCTTGAAGCATCCGATCATGACCCACGTAACCAAGACGAACTGGGTATCCGAAGGAACCCTTTACTTAACTCGTTTGGAAAGTGGAAGTATTCCGCTCGTGACTGGAACAGGTGAAGGTAAGAACCGCTTGCTGCAAAAGGCATATGGACCATTGATCACCAGTACCTTGGAAGCGGACATTGTGGCCTGGGCCTGGGAAAATGAGTGGGGCGGAAAAGTTTTTGGTACCTCTTTCGGCCATCCGGCAGATTTCGCCGAAGTGTCGTTTAACCGAATGCTACTCAACAGTGTTTGCTGGATGACCGATCAGCCTCTTCCGGAAGCGAATGCAAAACTCACTACTTGGAACATCGAGCGAGCGGATAAAAAACCTAAAAAATGA
- a CDS encoding sulfatase-like hydrolase/transferase — MKRLLLLLPLLLLSFRLMAEEQPNIVFFFADDQTISTLGCYGNEVVQTPHIDRLAEEGTLFQNAFVSHSICWVSRTTILTGLTGRGYRTPGNPELARPDAVNTLYSDILREHGYRTGYFGKWHAKMPKGYKREDHFDEFEAIGRNPFYKEMPDGSLRHETELIVDRGIEFIQNQPKGQPFALNMWFNACHAEDGDRRPGIGHFPWPRAVDGMYEDITIAPPRLDDPDIFDRLPDFLKTTINRERFFWRWNTPEKYQTNIRAYYRMVSGIDGAIGRFIEALEETGLAENTIIVYSADNGYYMGNRGLAGKWSHYEESLRVPLIVYDPRVGANQRGKRSEDIALNLDLPSTFLEWAGADIPSRYQGSSLKPIVEGKTPSDWRKESFHEHFAVRQRIPAFEGLRNERYKYVRYIDDKNEEFLHDLEKDPDELVNFASDPAYANILSAMRDRTTTRVAELGGPLGAPKTARTLSSVPHPEASAAVTVKPGKDGFVQLISNNLFRNWTGDPKYWSASKGILTGTTDGSLKMNRFITWKGSTIRNFELRAKVRVSAGGNSGIQYRGQSRPDLDLDIVTGYQCDVVADRPEYNGMLYEEKGRRILSHTGEKVIIDTKGQPWVIEKMPVKKFAPGEWHDFRVLVRGNHHQHWIDGHKTADLIDFDEAGRALEGVLAVQVHVGPVMTIEYKDFKIKHLPDNLPLLQPEDHPIPAGAHGVRPQGRLPKGWKAPIYGNQ, encoded by the coding sequence ATGAAACGTCTGCTCCTGTTGTTACCCTTATTGCTGCTGTCCTTCCGCCTCATGGCTGAGGAACAGCCAAACATCGTCTTCTTCTTTGCGGATGACCAAACCATTAGCACCTTAGGCTGCTACGGAAATGAGGTTGTCCAGACACCCCATATCGATCGACTGGCAGAGGAGGGGACCTTGTTTCAAAATGCATTTGTCAGCCACTCCATCTGTTGGGTGAGTCGAACGACTATCCTCACCGGTCTGACTGGGCGAGGCTACCGAACGCCTGGAAACCCTGAGTTGGCGCGTCCAGATGCGGTAAACACGCTGTATTCCGATATCCTTCGCGAGCATGGTTATCGCACTGGCTACTTTGGCAAGTGGCACGCCAAAATGCCCAAGGGGTATAAACGGGAAGATCACTTTGACGAATTCGAAGCTATTGGACGAAACCCATTCTACAAAGAGATGCCGGATGGATCGTTGAGGCATGAAACGGAGTTGATCGTCGATCGTGGTATTGAGTTCATTCAAAATCAGCCCAAGGGGCAGCCATTCGCATTGAATATGTGGTTCAATGCCTGTCATGCGGAAGACGGTGATCGTCGACCAGGCATCGGTCATTTCCCCTGGCCGCGAGCGGTGGATGGAATGTATGAGGATATAACGATTGCTCCACCCCGACTCGATGATCCGGACATTTTTGATCGCCTACCTGACTTTTTAAAAACCACCATTAACCGTGAGCGGTTTTTCTGGCGCTGGAATACTCCGGAAAAATACCAAACGAATATCCGAGCTTACTACCGGATGGTCAGTGGCATCGATGGTGCGATTGGGCGGTTCATTGAGGCGCTTGAAGAAACAGGTCTAGCTGAGAATACCATCATTGTTTATTCAGCCGACAATGGCTACTACATGGGCAATCGTGGTTTGGCTGGTAAATGGTCTCACTATGAAGAATCTTTGCGTGTGCCTTTGATTGTATACGATCCACGGGTAGGAGCGAATCAGAGAGGAAAGCGATCAGAGGATATTGCTCTGAACCTGGATTTGCCGTCCACGTTTCTCGAGTGGGCGGGCGCGGATATTCCTAGCCGCTACCAGGGAAGCAGTCTTAAGCCGATTGTTGAAGGAAAGACGCCCAGTGATTGGCGGAAGGAATCCTTTCATGAACATTTTGCAGTACGCCAACGGATTCCTGCTTTTGAAGGGCTACGCAATGAACGTTACAAATATGTGCGTTACATCGATGACAAAAACGAAGAGTTCCTCCATGACCTGGAGAAAGACCCGGATGAATTAGTCAATTTCGCCAGTGATCCCGCTTACGCTAACATTCTGTCTGCCATGCGGGATCGGACGACAACCCGTGTAGCTGAGCTGGGAGGTCCCTTGGGAGCTCCGAAGACGGCGAGAACGCTTTCCTCGGTTCCGCATCCGGAAGCATCTGCGGCAGTTACGGTTAAACCAGGCAAGGATGGTTTTGTGCAGCTTATCTCTAACAATTTGTTCCGTAATTGGACCGGAGATCCAAAGTATTGGTCGGCCAGCAAAGGTATACTGACGGGTACCACGGACGGATCATTGAAGATGAACCGCTTTATCACCTGGAAAGGTTCGACGATTCGAAACTTTGAACTTCGAGCTAAAGTTCGAGTCAGCGCCGGAGGAAACAGCGGTATCCAGTATCGTGGACAATCACGGCCAGATCTTGATTTGGATATCGTTACCGGCTATCAGTGTGATGTGGTGGCCGATCGTCCGGAATACAACGGCATGCTTTATGAGGAAAAAGGTCGTCGCATACTGTCCCATACAGGAGAGAAAGTGATCATTGATACCAAGGGCCAACCGTGGGTCATTGAGAAAATGCCGGTAAAAAAATTCGCTCCTGGTGAGTGGCATGACTTCCGTGTGCTCGTGCGAGGTAATCATCATCAACACTGGATCGATGGTCATAAAACGGCGGACCTGATCGACTTTGATGAAGCGGGCCGCGCATTAGAAGGTGTATTGGCGGTCCAAGTTCATGTAGGTCCTGTCATGACGATTGAATACAAGGACTTTAAGATCAAACACCTGCCGGACAATTTGCCGCTTCTCCAACCCGAAGATCACCCGATCCCGGCGGGCGCTCACGGTGTTCGCCCGCAAGGTCGACTCCCCAAAGGCTGGAAAGCACCGATTTACGGAAATCAGTAA
- a CDS encoding SGNH/GDSL hydrolase family protein, protein MKHSQLVRMILSGALILFIGLNQLTAAIRGGDHIAIVGNTFADQLRNHGYLETLLLNEFTADPISMRNLGWGGDTLTTRDRPTNFPTEESTLTEHQADVIIACFGMFESFAGEAGLENFKSDLIAFIQSHEGKQYNDESEVRLILISPIAYENLGTLTPNWKQRNKDLKRYTESMGEVAQKHGIPFVDLYTPTRTLFDDESNSQLTTNGVHPNDFGYWAISSLVFKELMAMDSKRATPWRMRIDAKSGKTESNGVALSDFSLRGNQFSFQVEERSSPFVPPPQEGELPALLKDFRDTLVIENLEPGEYSLVVDGVPVVTATHEQWAQGVPIDSTPAHRDTEEYREAVVDKNTQFVYSWKALNQVHIVGERRNSSSGRALPAEVKAFNKLTKQKDKGLGGGTERKTRNWQVLPNEKLTN, encoded by the coding sequence ATGAAACACTCTCAATTGGTTCGGATGATCCTGTCCGGCGCATTAATACTATTCATTGGTTTAAATCAGCTCACAGCTGCTATTCGTGGAGGCGATCACATCGCCATCGTTGGCAATACCTTCGCGGATCAATTGCGTAATCACGGTTACCTGGAAACCTTATTACTCAATGAGTTTACCGCAGATCCTATTTCAATGCGTAACCTGGGGTGGGGAGGCGACACCCTAACGACTCGAGATCGACCCACGAATTTCCCGACTGAGGAATCCACGCTGACCGAGCATCAAGCGGATGTGATCATTGCCTGCTTTGGGATGTTCGAATCCTTTGCAGGAGAGGCCGGACTGGAAAATTTTAAATCTGATTTAATCGCCTTTATTCAATCCCATGAAGGAAAGCAGTACAACGACGAATCTGAGGTTCGATTGATTCTAATTTCCCCCATTGCCTACGAAAACCTTGGAACCCTAACACCCAATTGGAAGCAGCGAAACAAGGACTTAAAGCGATATACCGAATCTATGGGTGAGGTAGCTCAAAAACATGGAATTCCCTTTGTCGATTTATACACACCCACACGCACCTTATTTGACGATGAATCTAACTCACAGCTCACCACGAATGGAGTTCATCCAAATGACTTTGGTTACTGGGCCATAAGCAGTCTGGTCTTTAAGGAACTGATGGCCATGGACTCTAAGCGGGCAACCCCGTGGCGTATGCGCATCGATGCTAAATCAGGGAAGACGGAATCAAACGGTGTCGCTCTATCCGATTTCTCTCTGCGTGGAAATCAATTTAGCTTTCAGGTTGAGGAACGAAGTAGTCCCTTTGTGCCTCCGCCACAAGAAGGTGAACTGCCAGCCTTGCTAAAGGACTTTCGTGACACGCTGGTGATTGAAAACCTGGAACCCGGTGAATACTCATTGGTAGTGGATGGAGTGCCGGTGGTTACAGCTACCCATGAACAATGGGCTCAGGGGGTTCCGATTGACTCAACCCCTGCCCACAGAGATACCGAAGAATACCGGGAAGCAGTGGTGGATAAAAACACCCAATTCGTCTACAGCTGGAAAGCGCTTAACCAGGTTCATATTGTGGGGGAGCGGAGAAATTCCAGTAGCGGTCGAGCCCTGCCAGCAGAAGTGAAAGCGTTTAATAAACTGACCAAACAAAAAGATAAAGGCCTGGGTGGTGGCACGGAACGTAAGACAAGAAACTGGCAAGTGTTGCCCAATGAAAAACTCACAAACTAG
- a CDS encoding arylsulfatase yields the protein MNRSLLLALFLFGFAHLCFGRPNVILILTDDQGIGDLGAHGNPWLKTPNLDTFYQDSIRMTDFHVSPVCTPTRGALMTGRYPINNGAWATYKGRDALSEENLTLAEIFQKNGYTTGLFGKWHLGDNYPVRPTDCGFDVSINHKAGGVGELSDYWGNTYFDDTYFVNNEPQQFEGYCTDIWFEEAIKFIDDNKDKPFFAYIPTNAPHGPLYVEEKYAAPYKQLAKDGKIVSAEFFGMIVNIDENFGKLEAYLKKSGLADNTILIFMTDNGSGNGFNPTMKVGYNQGLSGKKGSRYDGGHRVPFFIRWKDGKVDGGWDINEVTSHVDLIPTLAGLCDLKVPRKTQFDGVDFSPLLLKEKKALKERTVFVHSRQDWRPPMDESETCIIRGKWRLVNGTELYDSEQDRAQENDIAQKHPEIVKALLADNAKFLKASKSNPEYKEFPVSVIGHKAQNEVKLTVQHAIGEDRGYWKCEQVSAGLKSLNNKHSLRVARAGRYRIECMRWPKECSGPILGIPSKNPKNWFTYETISPEKVRIEIANQVIESTIGPDDHAAVFVVNLEPGKTILTNDFIDGDDKYGVYYTYITYLGK from the coding sequence ATGAATCGTTCATTGCTGCTAGCACTCTTCCTTTTCGGTTTCGCCCATTTATGTTTCGGGCGACCCAACGTTATTCTTATCTTAACGGATGATCAGGGAATTGGAGATCTTGGTGCCCATGGCAATCCCTGGCTTAAAACTCCGAATCTAGATACATTCTACCAAGACTCTATTCGTATGACGGATTTCCATGTGAGCCCGGTTTGCACACCCACCCGAGGCGCCTTGATGACAGGCCGTTACCCGATCAACAACGGTGCCTGGGCTACCTACAAGGGGCGTGATGCTCTATCGGAAGAGAATCTGACCTTAGCCGAAATTTTTCAGAAAAATGGATATACGACCGGATTATTCGGGAAGTGGCACCTGGGTGACAATTATCCAGTCAGGCCGACCGATTGTGGGTTTGATGTTTCCATTAATCACAAGGCTGGGGGAGTGGGGGAACTGTCCGATTATTGGGGTAACACCTACTTTGATGATACTTACTTTGTGAATAATGAGCCTCAGCAATTCGAAGGTTATTGCACTGACATTTGGTTCGAGGAAGCAATCAAGTTTATCGATGACAATAAGGATAAGCCGTTCTTTGCTTACATTCCCACCAATGCTCCTCATGGACCTTTGTATGTGGAAGAGAAATACGCCGCACCTTATAAGCAATTGGCGAAGGACGGGAAAATAGTCAGTGCCGAGTTCTTTGGAATGATCGTCAACATCGACGAAAACTTTGGAAAGCTGGAAGCTTACTTGAAGAAGTCTGGACTGGCCGACAATACCATCTTGATCTTCATGACGGACAACGGATCGGGGAACGGTTTCAATCCCACGATGAAGGTGGGCTACAATCAGGGACTTAGTGGCAAGAAAGGAAGCCGTTATGATGGAGGCCATCGTGTTCCATTCTTCATCCGCTGGAAAGATGGAAAGGTTGATGGTGGCTGGGACATTAATGAAGTGACCTCGCATGTAGATCTTATTCCTACACTGGCCGGTCTCTGTGACTTGAAAGTCCCACGCAAAACACAATTCGATGGGGTCGATTTTTCCCCATTGCTCTTGAAGGAAAAGAAAGCGTTAAAGGAAAGAACGGTTTTCGTCCATAGTCGCCAGGACTGGCGTCCGCCCATGGATGAAAGCGAGACTTGTATCATACGCGGCAAATGGCGCCTGGTGAACGGCACTGAGTTATACGATAGCGAGCAAGACCGAGCCCAGGAAAACGATATCGCCCAGAAGCATCCCGAAATCGTGAAGGCACTATTAGCGGACAACGCCAAGTTTCTCAAAGCCTCGAAGTCGAATCCTGAATACAAAGAATTTCCCGTAAGTGTGATTGGGCACAAGGCGCAAAACGAGGTGAAACTGACCGTCCAGCATGCCATTGGTGAAGACCGCGGTTATTGGAAATGCGAACAGGTATCAGCTGGATTGAAGAGCTTGAATAACAAGCACTCGTTGCGCGTAGCCCGTGCAGGCCGTTACCGGATCGAATGTATGCGTTGGCCCAAAGAATGTTCTGGACCCATACTCGGAATACCCAGCAAAAATCCCAAGAACTGGTTTACTTACGAAACAATCTCACCAGAAAAAGTCCGCATCGAGATCGCCAATCAAGTCATTGAAAGCACCATCGGTCCCGACGACCACGCAGCTGTATTCGTTGTAAACCTCGAGCCCGGAAAAACGATTCTAACCAACGACTTCATCGATGGAGACGACAAATACGGCGTCTACTACACCTACATTACTTATCTTGGCAAGTAA
- a CDS encoding HEAT repeat domain-containing protein gives MTHFFPILLILSLSSSVLLAQQASGIKTANLKGADLDLLNNHDPASELENFELMDGYEINLFAADPMLANPIHMVWDSRGRLWVACSWAYPQIKPGDVANDKIIILEDTDNDGAADKSTVFADGLYLPTGIELANGGCYVGQSPDIYFLKDTDGDDVADVKELALTGFGIEDNHHSISAWRRGPGGWIYFQEGIFLHAQVETQHGLVRNYNGGVYQFNPRTGELKVFVKGTGGNPWGHVFDKWGQSFMVNNPRIMYLSPSSGAFKENTRVAPLISTEKQCGGDLVTGTHLPDELQGQLLTCRFKSRSIIRYEFIEDGAGYSANVLEPLVTSKHPNFRPVDCKIGPDGAIYVADWYNSIINHAQHDFRDPRRDHEHGRIWRITHKDRPLAEKPKLYGATIDSLVSQLGSPEAWTRHQARKELSERNPDQVLAAVENWASSLNSNSPDYAHGLVESMWACQNVERASEMILTKIIQSDSPHARSAGARVIRYWHDQLSDPVGMIAKLADDPFPRTRMEAVLSAGFIPEEDILPALLNVLNHERDKFINAAIPSTMAALESEYIPALENDSLNFFDPKHRLFAEQSAGLGLDKRLISLLRESNPSTSEINEVAKQFSANPTAKLIRILVNAIGKGGLPSDEAVIGMLNELQKIGAKGNLKPGRYFQNLLSELTHPNDEVAAGVAASLGSWQYREGGEDLLNALNDKGRSSNVRSAAAVSLAQLGQTQYVNELKALAESGDIETRYHAVTGLAVADMDDAKVAVASVLSEDPGKADPVALVQSFTKIRRGDGILADALTDVAIHPKVMSAVATFHRQTGQLPNRLWELFLEPTKAALSALLLKQDRDKLTFDVDRYGVAARGEMIFRRPEVACISCHGIGSVGPTLGPNLVAVGTAASTSYMIEAILEPNASIAEHYENLMFAMTDGTNHMGVISFQNEQEVIIQDSAQGGKEIALPVANIAQRTLMPSLMPAGLADQLNSRQEFLDLAKFLSLLGQPGPYANTERPFIRKWHTAPATSNDLPSNISNWTTVYSQVNGELPFIELGDKSRVFAQGFVNVQVGGQLILDLNDTKGLQLWVNGESKGITDTISLPKGNHSITFAIEPEKRNDTGLLVELKAAAGSSIKFQPEGGI, from the coding sequence ATGACACACTTTTTTCCAATCTTGCTGATATTGTCCCTGTCCTCATCGGTGCTCCTAGCCCAGCAAGCTTCAGGCATTAAGACGGCAAACCTAAAAGGCGCGGATCTCGATTTATTGAATAACCATGATCCAGCGTCGGAGCTGGAAAACTTTGAGTTGATGGACGGTTACGAAATCAACCTCTTTGCAGCTGATCCCATGTTAGCGAACCCAATTCATATGGTTTGGGATTCGCGTGGCCGGTTATGGGTCGCTTGTTCCTGGGCGTATCCACAAATCAAACCCGGGGATGTAGCCAATGATAAAATTATCATTCTTGAAGACACTGATAATGATGGGGCGGCTGATAAATCTACGGTCTTTGCCGACGGGCTTTATTTGCCCACTGGGATCGAGCTGGCCAATGGCGGTTGCTATGTAGGTCAGTCACCCGACATTTACTTTCTTAAAGATACGGACGGTGATGATGTCGCTGATGTGAAGGAATTGGCCCTCACCGGTTTTGGCATTGAAGATAATCATCACTCGATCAGTGCCTGGCGACGTGGACCCGGTGGTTGGATCTATTTTCAGGAAGGCATCTTTCTCCATGCTCAGGTTGAAACTCAGCATGGATTGGTTCGTAACTACAATGGTGGGGTCTATCAATTTAACCCAAGGACCGGAGAGCTGAAAGTATTCGTCAAAGGAACTGGAGGAAATCCCTGGGGCCATGTATTCGATAAATGGGGACAATCATTTATGGTTAATAATCCTCGCATCATGTATCTTTCGCCAAGCTCGGGTGCTTTTAAGGAGAATACACGTGTAGCACCCCTTATTAGCACGGAGAAACAATGCGGGGGTGACCTGGTCACAGGAACCCACTTGCCCGACGAATTGCAGGGGCAATTGCTGACCTGTCGATTTAAGAGCCGTTCTATTATCCGTTACGAATTCATCGAAGATGGGGCCGGTTACTCGGCCAATGTCCTGGAACCGTTGGTGACATCGAAACACCCAAATTTTCGTCCAGTGGATTGCAAGATCGGTCCTGATGGAGCCATCTATGTCGCGGATTGGTATAACTCGATCATTAATCATGCTCAGCACGATTTTCGGGATCCTCGTCGGGACCACGAGCATGGACGGATATGGCGAATCACTCACAAGGACCGACCATTAGCAGAAAAGCCAAAGCTATATGGTGCCACGATAGACTCACTCGTTTCCCAGTTGGGAAGTCCTGAGGCCTGGACCAGGCATCAAGCTCGGAAAGAGTTAAGCGAACGCAATCCTGATCAGGTTTTAGCTGCGGTTGAAAACTGGGCCTCATCACTGAATTCAAATTCTCCTGATTACGCTCACGGATTAGTTGAGTCAATGTGGGCCTGTCAAAATGTCGAACGAGCCAGTGAAATGATTCTGACTAAGATTATCCAATCAGATAGTCCTCACGCCCGTTCAGCTGGAGCTCGTGTGATTCGTTATTGGCATGATCAACTCTCTGATCCTGTTGGCATGATTGCTAAACTGGCGGATGATCCTTTTCCACGCACTCGCATGGAGGCCGTTCTCTCCGCTGGCTTTATTCCTGAAGAAGATATCCTCCCGGCCTTATTGAATGTACTAAATCACGAGCGAGACAAATTTATCAATGCAGCCATACCATCCACTATGGCCGCCTTGGAATCGGAATACATACCTGCATTGGAAAATGACTCACTCAACTTTTTTGATCCTAAACACCGTCTCTTCGCCGAACAGTCCGCTGGTCTCGGGTTGGACAAACGCTTGATTTCCTTACTCAGAGAGTCTAATCCTTCGACGTCGGAGATTAATGAAGTCGCAAAGCAATTTTCAGCGAATCCAACCGCAAAGCTTATCCGCATTCTAGTAAATGCAATTGGGAAAGGGGGTCTACCATCAGACGAAGCTGTGATAGGGATGTTGAATGAACTCCAGAAAATCGGTGCCAAGGGTAATTTGAAACCGGGGCGCTATTTCCAAAACTTATTATCGGAGTTAACTCATCCCAATGATGAGGTCGCTGCCGGAGTCGCTGCCAGCCTTGGCAGTTGGCAATATCGAGAAGGAGGTGAGGATTTATTAAATGCACTAAACGATAAAGGTCGCTCCTCCAATGTTCGTTCAGCAGCTGCGGTTTCCTTGGCTCAATTAGGTCAGACCCAATACGTAAATGAATTAAAAGCTTTAGCTGAATCTGGCGATATTGAAACTCGCTACCATGCCGTGACGGGGCTGGCTGTAGCCGACATGGACGATGCAAAAGTTGCGGTTGCCTCTGTCTTGTCTGAAGATCCCGGAAAAGCTGATCCGGTAGCGCTCGTACAGAGTTTTACGAAAATCCGAAGAGGTGACGGCATTCTAGCAGACGCTCTGACAGATGTAGCGATTCATCCCAAGGTCATGTCAGCGGTTGCTACCTTTCATCGTCAAACAGGTCAGCTACCCAATAGGCTTTGGGAATTATTTTTGGAGCCCACTAAGGCTGCATTGAGTGCATTGCTTTTAAAACAAGACAGGGATAAACTCACTTTCGATGTCGATCGTTATGGAGTCGCTGCTCGTGGAGAAATGATTTTCCGTAGACCTGAAGTCGCCTGTATTAGCTGTCATGGTATCGGCTCCGTCGGGCCTACGCTCGGCCCCAATCTCGTGGCGGTTGGTACTGCAGCTTCAACCAGCTATATGATCGAAGCCATCTTGGAGCCCAATGCATCCATTGCAGAGCACTATGAAAACCTCATGTTTGCGATGACGGACGGAACCAACCATATGGGAGTAATCAGTTTTCAAAATGAACAGGAAGTGATCATACAGGATTCGGCTCAAGGAGGAAAAGAAATTGCTCTTCCGGTGGCAAATATTGCTCAGCGCACCCTGATGCCGTCCCTTATGCCAGCAGGTTTGGCAGACCAATTAAATAGCCGACAGGAGTTTCTAGATCTAGCCAAATTTCTGTCCTTGCTTGGACAACCTGGACCGTATGCAAACACTGAACGTCCTTTTATTCGCAAGTGGCATACCGCTCCGGCAACGAGCAATGACTTACCCTCAAATATCTCCAACTGGACAACTGTCTATAGCCAGGTGAATGGCGAACTTCCATTTATTGAACTGGGAGATAAGTCACGGGTATTTGCACAGGGGTTTGTCAATGTTCAGGTAGGCGGCCAACTGATACTGGACTTAAATGACACGAAAGGACTGCAACTTTGGGTAAATGGCGAAAGTAAAGGTATCACCGATACGATATCTCTGCCAAAGGGTAATCACTCAATCACCTTCGCAATTGAGCCTGAAAAGCGAAACGACACGGGTCTTTTGGTAGAACTGAAAGCAGCCGCAGGATCCTCCATCAAATTTCAGCCTGAAGGGGGAATTTAG